In the genome of Triticum urartu cultivar G1812 chromosome 5, Tu2.1, whole genome shotgun sequence, one region contains:
- the LOC125510289 gene encoding aquaporin NIP1-3-like, with protein MAGGEHGANGLQPQEQDHTGALEEGRGGANQPAGCEDSEQALSSTANQPMISVQFVQKVLAEIMGTYLLIFAGCAAVAVNQRTAGTVTFPGVCITWGLAVMVMVYSVGHISGAHLNPAVTLAFATCGRFPWRQVPAYAAAQVTGSTAASLTLRLLFGSEPEHFFGTVPSGSDVQSLVLEFIITFYLMFVISGVATDNRAIGELAGLAVGATVLLNVLFAGPISGASMNPARTIGPAMVAGRYTGIWVYIVGPVSGAVAGAWAYNLIRFTKKPLREITRTGSFLRSARMS; from the exons ATGGCAGGAGGAGAGCATGGAGCCAATGGCCTGCAACCGCAAGAGCAAGACCACACTGGAGCTCTGGAGGAAGGAAGAGGAGGAGCGAATCAACCAGCAGGGTGCGAGGATTCAGAGCAAGCTCTCAGCAGCACGGCCAATCAGCCCATGATCTCCGTCCAATTCGTGCAGAAG GTCCTCGCCGAGATCATGGGGACCTACCTCCTCATCTTCGCCGGCTGCGCGGCGGTGGCCGTGAACCAGAGGACGGCCGGCACGGTGACGTTCCCGGGCGTCTGCATCACCTGGGGCCTGGCCGTCATGGTCATGGTCTACTCCGTCGGCCACATCTCCGGGGCGCACCTCAACCCCGCCGTCACGCTCGCCTTCGCCACCTGCGGCCGCTTCCCCTGGAGGCAGGTCCCGGCCTACGCGGCGGCGCAGGTGACCGGGTCCACGGCGGCGAGCCTCACGCTGCGGCTGCTGTTCGGGAGCGAGCCGGAGCACTTCTTCGGGACGGTGCCGTCGGGGTCGGACGTCCAGTCGCTGGTGCTGGAATTCATCATCACCTTCTACCTCATGTTCGTCATCTCCGGAGTCGCCACCGACAACAGAGCC ATTGGTGAGCTCGCCGGTCTGGCCGTTGGAGCTACTGTGCTACTAAACGTGCTCTTTGCCGG GCCCATATCAGGAGCATCCATGAACCCGGCAAGAACCATCGGTCCGGCGATGGTCGCCGGCCGCTACACCGGCATCTGGGTGTACATCGTCGGCCCTGTTAGTGGCGCGGTTGCTGGTGCATGGGCTTACAACCTCATCCGGTTTACCAAGAAGCCACTACGAGAGATCACAAGGACTGGGTCCTTCTTGCGAAGTGCAAGGATGAGCTAG